A region from the Stutzerimonas stutzeri genome encodes:
- a CDS encoding mechanosensitive ion channel family protein has protein sequence MSESMLLLLQQWRDPLLLALQVVLILLTAFILQRLVVRGLGRLGQRYPLPPELLLPLRGGFRWLIIGGALIMVLERFGVSAAVLWTAFSGFVAVAAVAFFAIWSVLSNLLCAVLILTVGPFRVGDLVELVESFDKPIVKGRVIDINLLYTTLEESNDDGATAVVQVPNSLFFQKVVRRWRGTDIRSHIHSSHRE, from the coding sequence ATGAGCGAATCGATGCTGTTACTCCTCCAGCAATGGCGCGACCCCCTCCTGCTAGCGCTGCAGGTCGTGCTGATACTGCTCACTGCCTTCATACTGCAACGGCTTGTCGTGCGTGGGCTGGGTCGGCTCGGCCAGCGTTACCCGCTGCCACCCGAGCTGTTGCTGCCGCTAAGGGGCGGTTTCCGTTGGCTGATCATCGGCGGTGCGCTGATCATGGTACTCGAGCGTTTCGGCGTCTCGGCAGCGGTGCTCTGGACCGCCTTCTCCGGTTTCGTTGCGGTGGCTGCGGTCGCCTTCTTCGCCATCTGGAGCGTGCTATCGAATCTGCTGTGCGCGGTGCTCATTCTGACGGTCGGGCCTTTCCGCGTTGGCGATCTGGTGGAGCTGGTCGAAAGTTTCGACAAGCCCATCGTCAAAGGCCGGGTCATCGACATCAATCTGCTCTACACCACGCTTGAAGAAAGTAACGATGACGGCGCTACCGCAGTGGTCCAAGTGCCCAACAGCTTGTTCTTTCAGAAGGTAGTGCGCCGCTGGCGCGGAACGGACATTCGATCTCACATTCACAGCTCCCACCGCGAGTAA
- a CDS encoding AlgP family protein — MPAKKNAVTTPLHLLQQLSQSLVSHLEEACNEALKDAEMTLAKLEKQRGRTQEKIIKARAKLDDAGSAGKSKVQTKARAKLAELDDMLAVLQARQSDTLSYLAELKRDAEQSLKLAQGITQVENAAAQALAARGKPAAGAADRRKPASSTARAPANKPAVSKAAPGSLPAASRAKPAAKKDASVTQDKAVEAKTPVAKAPGTARRRPARTTAKAAAAAAPALAAKPAVAKKPSASKGKAADQASPVAG, encoded by the coding sequence ATGCCAGCGAAGAAAAACGCGGTCACCACTCCGCTGCACCTGTTGCAGCAGCTGTCCCAGAGTCTGGTCTCGCATCTGGAAGAAGCCTGCAACGAGGCACTGAAGGACGCAGAAATGACGCTGGCCAAGCTCGAAAAGCAGCGTGGCAGGACGCAGGAGAAGATCATCAAGGCGCGCGCCAAGCTCGACGATGCAGGCAGTGCCGGAAAATCGAAAGTGCAGACCAAGGCGCGTGCCAAGTTGGCCGAGCTGGATGACATGCTTGCCGTGTTGCAGGCAAGACAGAGTGACACCCTGAGTTATCTGGCCGAATTGAAGCGTGATGCGGAGCAGAGCCTGAAGCTGGCCCAAGGCATCACGCAGGTGGAAAATGCCGCTGCCCAAGCCCTGGCTGCTCGCGGTAAGCCTGCTGCCGGTGCGGCGGATCGTCGTAAACCGGCTTCCAGCACCGCCCGTGCTCCGGCAAACAAGCCTGCCGTCAGCAAGGCGGCTCCAGGCTCCCTCCCGGCCGCCAGCCGAGCCAAGCCCGCCGCCAAGAAAGACGCCAGCGTCACGCAAGACAAGGCTGTCGAAGCGAAGACGCCGGTAGCCAAGGCACCGGGCACTGCGCGCCGCCGCCCAGCCAGAACGACTGCCAAGGCTGCAGCAGCCGCGGCGCCCGCACTGGCGGCAAAGCCCGCCGTCGCCAAGAAGCCGTCAGCAAGCAAGGGCAAAGCGGCCGATCAAGCATCACCGGTCGCCGGCTGA
- a CDS encoding LysE family transporter, with protein MTLDTWLAFFIACWVISLSPGAGAIASMSCGLQYGFWRGYWNAIGLQIALALQIAVVAAGVGAILATSSLAFSLIKWFGVAYLLWLALKQWQAVPSMLDDSAGPRPIGRPLALVFRGFLVNASNPKAIVFILAVLPQFLDPHGDLVVQYLQMGTTMVVVDLIVMAGYTGLAAKVLRLLRTPRQQRLVNRSFATMFAGAAALLATVRRAAV; from the coding sequence ATGACGCTCGATACTTGGCTTGCCTTCTTTATCGCCTGCTGGGTCATCAGCCTGTCGCCAGGTGCCGGAGCGATCGCCTCGATGTCCTGTGGGCTTCAGTATGGATTCTGGCGCGGCTACTGGAACGCAATCGGCCTGCAGATTGCGCTGGCGCTGCAGATTGCGGTGGTGGCGGCAGGCGTCGGCGCGATACTGGCGACCTCGTCGCTGGCGTTCAGCCTGATCAAATGGTTTGGTGTCGCCTACCTGCTATGGCTCGCACTGAAACAGTGGCAAGCCGTGCCATCGATGCTCGACGACAGCGCCGGGCCGAGGCCGATCGGACGGCCGCTGGCCTTGGTGTTCCGGGGTTTCCTGGTCAACGCCAGCAATCCCAAGGCGATCGTTTTCATTCTCGCGGTGCTGCCGCAGTTCCTCGACCCGCACGGTGATCTGGTCGTCCAGTATCTTCAGATGGGCACCACCATGGTGGTCGTCGACCTGATCGTCATGGCCGGTTATACCGGGCTCGCGGCGAAGGTTCTTCGCCTGCTGCGCACGCCGCGGCAGCAGCGGCTGGTCAATCGCAGCTTCGCCACCATGTTTGCCGGTGCGGCGGCGTTGCTGGCAACGGTGCGGCGGGCCGCGGTATGA
- the rsd gene encoding sigma D regulator, giving the protein MLESCRNAQERWGGVHLLIDRWLQERHALINAFDGLHVSDTTESRSALQKFCEILLDYVSAGHFEIYEQLLNEAEAFGDERGLELARQIYPRIEAITQVAVAFNDRCDKGDCLNSPGLPDELKHLGRLLHERFELEDCLIEVLHTAHKQAAATA; this is encoded by the coding sequence ATGCTCGAGAGCTGTCGAAACGCCCAGGAACGCTGGGGCGGTGTGCATCTGCTGATCGACCGCTGGCTGCAAGAACGCCATGCATTGATCAACGCATTCGATGGGCTGCATGTCAGCGACACTACCGAGAGTCGCTCCGCCTTGCAGAAATTTTGTGAAATCCTGCTCGACTATGTCTCGGCCGGGCATTTCGAAATCTACGAGCAACTGCTCAATGAAGCCGAGGCGTTCGGAGACGAGCGCGGTCTCGAGCTCGCCCGCCAGATCTATCCGCGCATCGAAGCAATCACCCAGGTGGCGGTGGCCTTCAATGATCGTTGCGACAAGGGCGACTGCCTGAACAGCCCCGGGCTGCCGGATGAACTCAAGCATCTGGGCCGGTTGCTGCATGAGCGTTTCGAGCTTGAGGACTGCCTCATCGAGGTCCTTCACACCGCGCACAAGCAGGCCGCTGCGACGGCCTGA
- a CDS encoding ATP-binding cassette domain-containing protein codes for MIRLQNLTLQRGPQRLLEGAELTLHPGQKVGLVGANGAGKSSLFALLLGEFTPDGGDCQIPPDWRIAHMRQEVDTLDRLAVDYVLDGDAELRRVQAALHAAEAAHDGTALARLHVELDNADGYTADARARKLLAGLGFANEQMDLPVSSFSGGWRMRLNLAQALMCPSDLLLLDEPTNHLDLDAILWLEAWLKGYPGTLMLISHDRDFLDEVVGHVVHVEQRKLTLYRGGYSAFERARAERLAQQQQAFEKQQAQREHMEDFIRRFKAKASKARQAQSRIKALERLEELAPAHIDSPFDFAFREADKVSSPLLDLAEGSLGYAEKQVLSQVKLQLVPGARIGLLGPNGAGKSTLIKTLANELQPLGGRLQRGENLVIGYFAQHQLDALDAKASPLLHLQRIAPGEREQVLRDFLGGFDFRGNRCDEPVLRFSGGEKARLALALIAWGKPNLLLLDEPTNHLDLEMRLALTLALQDFEGAVMVVSHDRHLLKSTTDEFLLVADGRVVAFDGDLEDYARWLIDYRAHQQPASATESSADKTDKRAMRQAAAALRQQLAPLKRQADKLEKDLAAVQEQLAVLEQRLGDAALYEAARKEELRELLARQAELKAREGDLEESWLVALESLETLQAQLEASA; via the coding sequence ATGATCCGACTTCAGAACCTCACTCTACAGCGCGGCCCCCAGCGTTTGCTGGAAGGCGCCGAGCTGACCTTGCACCCCGGCCAGAAGGTCGGGCTGGTTGGTGCCAATGGCGCCGGTAAATCCAGCCTGTTCGCATTGCTGCTCGGGGAGTTCACGCCGGACGGCGGCGACTGCCAGATACCTCCGGATTGGCGAATCGCCCACATGCGTCAGGAGGTCGATACGCTCGATCGCCTGGCCGTCGATTACGTTCTCGATGGTGACGCCGAGCTTCGTCGCGTCCAGGCGGCACTGCATGCCGCTGAGGCTGCGCACGACGGCACCGCGCTGGCGCGTTTGCATGTCGAGCTGGACAACGCTGACGGCTACACCGCCGATGCACGCGCACGCAAGCTGCTAGCCGGTCTGGGCTTCGCAAACGAGCAGATGGATCTGCCGGTGTCCAGCTTCTCCGGCGGTTGGCGGATGCGTCTGAACCTTGCGCAAGCGCTGATGTGCCCCTCGGATCTGTTGCTGCTCGACGAGCCCACCAACCACCTCGATCTGGACGCCATTCTCTGGTTGGAGGCCTGGCTCAAGGGCTATCCGGGCACCCTGATGCTGATCTCCCACGACCGCGATTTTCTCGACGAGGTGGTTGGCCACGTGGTGCATGTCGAGCAGCGCAAGCTGACGCTCTATCGCGGCGGCTATTCGGCTTTCGAACGGGCGCGTGCCGAGCGTCTGGCGCAGCAGCAACAGGCGTTCGAGAAGCAGCAGGCGCAGCGTGAGCACATGGAGGACTTTATCCGCCGCTTCAAGGCGAAAGCCTCCAAGGCACGCCAGGCGCAGAGCCGGATCAAGGCGCTGGAGCGGCTCGAAGAGTTGGCCCCGGCGCATATCGATTCGCCGTTCGACTTCGCTTTTCGCGAGGCGGACAAGGTCTCCAGCCCGTTGCTGGATCTGGCCGAGGGAAGCCTCGGTTATGCCGAAAAGCAGGTCCTGAGTCAGGTCAAGCTGCAACTGGTGCCGGGCGCCCGGATCGGTCTGCTCGGCCCCAACGGGGCGGGCAAGTCGACACTGATCAAGACGCTGGCCAACGAGCTGCAACCCCTGGGCGGGCGGCTGCAGCGCGGCGAGAACCTGGTGATCGGCTATTTCGCCCAGCATCAGCTCGATGCGCTGGACGCCAAGGCCAGCCCACTGCTGCATCTGCAGCGCATCGCGCCAGGCGAGCGCGAGCAGGTGCTGCGAGACTTTCTGGGCGGTTTCGATTTTCGCGGCAATCGCTGTGACGAGCCGGTCCTGCGCTTCTCTGGCGGCGAGAAGGCACGGCTGGCGCTGGCCTTGATCGCTTGGGGTAAGCCCAACCTGCTGCTGCTCGACGAGCCCACCAACCACCTGGATCTGGAGATGCGCCTGGCGCTGACGCTGGCGTTGCAGGATTTCGAAGGTGCGGTGATGGTGGTTTCGCACGATCGCCATCTGCTCAAAAGCACCACCGACGAGTTCCTGTTGGTGGCCGACGGGCGCGTGGTGGCCTTCGACGGCGACCTCGAGGACTATGCGCGCTGGCTGATCGATTACCGCGCCCATCAGCAGCCGGCCAGCGCAACCGAGTCCTCCGCCGACAAGACTGACAAACGCGCCATGCGGCAGGCCGCAGCCGCGTTGCGTCAGCAACTGGCGCCGCTCAAGCGGCAAGCGGACAAGCTGGAGAAGGATCTGGCGGCTGTGCAGGAGCAATTGGCAGTCCTGGAGCAACGCCTCGGCGATGCCGCGCTCTATGAGGCGGCACGCAAGGAAGAGCTGCGTGAGCTGCTGGCCCGGCAGGCCGAGCTCAAGGCCCGCGAAGGCGACCTGGAGGAGTCCTGGCTGGTGGCGCTGGAATCCCTGGAAACCTTGCAGGCTCAGCTCGAGGCAAGTGCATGA
- a CDS encoding thioesterase family protein — protein MPLSETDRIAAQHQAVRQLFERIPFNEYLGIELDEVSRERVVMHLPMKPELVGNFYHGILHGGVIASLLDVVGGATAMIGAFEKHQHLSAEERALRLSRLGTIDLRIDYLRPGRGKRFSANATLLRSGNKVAVVRSELHNEENVLIAVGTGTYLCG, from the coding sequence ATGCCTCTCTCCGAAACCGACCGCATCGCAGCGCAACACCAGGCCGTGCGCCAGCTCTTCGAGCGCATTCCGTTCAACGAATACCTTGGAATCGAACTCGACGAGGTGTCACGGGAGCGGGTAGTGATGCATCTGCCGATGAAGCCCGAACTGGTCGGCAACTTCTACCACGGCATCCTGCACGGCGGCGTGATCGCCTCGCTGCTCGATGTTGTCGGCGGAGCCACGGCGATGATCGGTGCTTTCGAAAAGCATCAGCATCTGAGCGCCGAGGAGCGTGCCTTGCGCCTCTCGCGTCTGGGCACCATCGATCTTCGAATCGACTACCTACGCCCGGGCCGCGGCAAGCGTTTCAGTGCCAACGCGACATTGCTGCGCTCCGGCAACAAGGTTGCGGTGGTTCGCTCCGAGCTGCATAACGAGGAGAACGTATTGATCGCGGTGGGCACTGGAACCTACCTCTGCGGCTAG
- the ppk1 gene encoding polyphosphate kinase 1, protein MTNQGLSESELQLETVEATLEQPAPPAPEVEKVEEAPAPPVPPPNLDDNSLYIHRELSQLQFNIRVLEQALDESYPLLERLKFLLIFSSNLDEFFEIRVAGLKKQVTFAREQAGADGLQPHQALARISELVHEQVNRQYSILNEVLLPELAKHQVRFIRRRYWTTKLKTWVRRYFRDEIAPIITPIGLDPTHPFPLLVNKSLNFIVELEGVDAFGRDSGLAIIPAPRLLPRIIRVPEEVGGPGANYVFLSSMIHAHADDLFHGMKVKGCYQFRLTRNADLSVDTEDVEDLARALRGELISRRYGDAVRLEVVDTCPKHLADFLLKQFSLSESELYRVNGPVNLTRLFSVTGLDSHPELQYTPFTPAIPKLLQNSENIFSVVGKQDILLLHPYESFTPVVDLLREAAKDPCVLAVKQTLYRSGANSEIVDALVEAARNGKEVTAVIELRARFDEESNLQLASRLQQAGAVVIYGVVGYKTHAKMMLILRRENGELRRYAHLGTGNYHAGNARLYTDYSLLTSDDALCEDVSKLFSQLIGMGKTMRMKKLLHAPFTLKKALLDMIAQETQHASEGKPAHIILKVNSLTDAKMIRALYKASQTGVRIDLIVRGMCCLRPGITGVSHNIQVRSIIGRFLEHSRVFYFLNGGDEKLYLSSADWMERNLDRRVETCFPVEGKKLVTRVKKELEGFLTDNTQSWVLQPDGSYLRNSPSGNQNPRNVQNALLERLGSPTAR, encoded by the coding sequence ATGACCAATCAGGGACTCAGCGAAAGCGAATTGCAGCTGGAAACCGTCGAGGCGACCCTCGAGCAGCCGGCCCCGCCAGCGCCCGAGGTGGAGAAGGTCGAGGAGGCGCCCGCCCCGCCGGTCCCGCCGCCTAACCTGGACGACAACAGCCTCTATATCCACCGAGAGCTGTCGCAGCTGCAATTCAATATCCGCGTGCTGGAGCAGGCGCTGGACGAGTCCTACCCATTGCTGGAGCGGCTCAAGTTCCTGTTGATCTTCTCCAGCAACCTCGACGAATTCTTCGAGATCCGTGTCGCCGGCTTGAAGAAGCAGGTGACCTTCGCCCGTGAGCAAGCGGGAGCTGATGGCCTGCAACCGCACCAGGCGCTGGCGCGGATTTCCGAGCTGGTGCACGAGCAGGTCAACCGGCAGTACTCGATCCTCAACGAGGTGCTGCTGCCTGAGCTAGCCAAGCATCAGGTGCGGTTCATTCGGCGACGCTACTGGACGACCAAGCTCAAGACCTGGGTGCGGCGTTATTTCCGCGATGAAATCGCGCCGATCATCACCCCGATCGGCCTGGATCCAACCCATCCGTTTCCCTTGCTGGTCAACAAGAGCCTCAACTTCATCGTCGAGCTCGAAGGTGTCGACGCTTTCGGTCGTGACTCCGGCCTGGCCATCATCCCCGCGCCACGACTGTTGCCCCGGATCATTCGTGTCCCCGAGGAAGTGGGCGGGCCGGGGGCCAACTATGTGTTCCTGTCGTCGATGATCCACGCCCATGCCGACGACCTGTTCCACGGCATGAAGGTCAAGGGTTGCTATCAGTTCCGCCTGACACGCAACGCGGACCTCTCGGTGGATACCGAAGATGTCGAAGACCTGGCGCGGGCGCTGCGTGGCGAGCTGATTTCCCGGCGCTACGGCGATGCGGTGCGCCTGGAGGTGGTCGATACCTGCCCCAAACACCTCGCCGACTTCCTGCTCAAGCAGTTCAGCCTGAGCGAGAGCGAGCTGTATCGGGTCAACGGACCGGTCAACCTGACCCGGCTGTTCAGCGTCACCGGGCTCGACAGCCATCCCGAGCTGCAATACACGCCGTTCACGCCGGCGATTCCCAAGCTGCTGCAAAACAGCGAAAACATCTTCAGCGTGGTCGGCAAGCAGGACATCCTGCTGCTGCATCCTTACGAGTCGTTCACACCAGTGGTCGATTTGCTGCGTGAGGCGGCGAAAGACCCCTGCGTGCTGGCGGTCAAGCAGACCCTGTACCGCTCCGGCGCCAACTCGGAAATCGTCGATGCCCTGGTCGAGGCGGCGCGTAACGGCAAGGAAGTCACCGCGGTGATCGAGCTGCGTGCGCGTTTCGACGAGGAGTCGAACCTGCAGCTGGCCAGTCGCCTGCAACAGGCCGGTGCCGTGGTGATCTACGGCGTGGTCGGCTACAAGACCCACGCCAAGATGATGCTGATTCTACGCCGCGAAAATGGCGAGCTGCGTCGTTACGCGCATCTGGGCACCGGCAACTACCACGCCGGCAACGCCAGGCTGTATACCGATTACAGCCTGCTGACATCCGACGATGCCCTGTGTGAAGACGTATCCAAGCTGTTCAGCCAGCTCATCGGCATGGGTAAGACCATGCGCATGAAAAAGCTCCTGCACGCGCCCTTCACCCTGAAGAAAGCCCTGCTCGACATGATCGCCCAGGAGACGCAGCACGCCAGTGAAGGCAAGCCGGCGCACATCATTCTCAAGGTCAATTCGCTGACCGACGCGAAGATGATTCGCGCCCTGTACAAGGCCAGCCAGACCGGCGTGCGCATCGATCTGATCGTGCGTGGCATGTGCTGCTTGCGGCCGGGCATCACCGGGGTTTCGCACAACATTCAGGTGCGCTCGATCATTGGCCGCTTCCTCGAGCACAGTCGCGTGTTCTATTTCCTCAATGGCGGCGATGAGAAGCTCTATCTGTCCAGTGCCGACTGGATGGAGCGTAATCTGGATCGACGGGTCGAGACCTGCTTCCCCGTCGAGGGCAAGAAGCTGGTGACACGGGTGAAAAAGGAACTCGAAGGCTTCCTGACCGACAACACCCAGAGCTGGGTGCTGCAGCCGGATGGCAGCTACTTGCGCAACAGCCCGAGCGGCAACCAGAACCCGCGCAACGTGCAGAACGCCTTGCTGGAGCGGCTCGGTAGCCCGACTGCTCGTTGA
- the hemB gene encoding porphobilinogen synthase, which translates to MSFVPANRLFPATRLRRNRRDEFSRRLVRECRLTVDDLILPVFVLDGENRREQVPSMPGVERLSIDLLLQEAEEWVALGIPALALFPVTPLEKKSLDAAEAWNPDGIAQRATRALRERFPELGVITDVALDPFTTHGQDGILDEQGYVQNDVTVDALVRQALSHAEAGAQVVAPSDMMDGRIQAIREALEVADHHNVRIMAYSAKYASAYYGPFRDAVGSAANLGKGSKNTYQMDPANGDEALHEVGADLSEGADMVMVKPGMPYLDILWRVKDAFRVPTFVYQVSGEYAMHMAAIQNGWLSEAVILESLTAFKRAGADGILTYFAKQAAQQLKQGQ; encoded by the coding sequence GTGAGTTTCGTTCCAGCCAATCGGTTGTTTCCCGCCACCCGTCTGCGTCGTAATCGCCGCGATGAGTTTTCGCGCCGCCTGGTGCGTGAATGCCGGCTGACCGTCGATGATCTGATCCTGCCGGTGTTCGTCCTCGACGGCGAGAATCGCCGCGAACAGGTGCCTTCGATGCCCGGTGTGGAACGGCTGTCGATCGATCTGCTGCTGCAAGAGGCCGAGGAGTGGGTGGCGCTGGGTATTCCCGCGCTGGCGCTGTTTCCCGTCACGCCGCTGGAGAAGAAGTCGCTGGATGCGGCGGAAGCCTGGAATCCGGACGGCATCGCTCAGCGTGCCACGCGAGCTCTGCGCGAACGCTTTCCCGAGCTTGGCGTCATCACCGATGTCGCGCTCGACCCGTTCACTACCCATGGCCAGGACGGCATCCTCGACGAACAGGGCTACGTGCAGAACGATGTGACCGTCGATGCGCTGGTGCGCCAGGCCCTGTCTCATGCCGAGGCCGGGGCGCAGGTCGTTGCGCCTTCGGACATGATGGACGGGCGCATCCAGGCGATTCGCGAGGCGCTCGAGGTGGCCGATCACCATAACGTACGGATCATGGCCTACTCGGCCAAATACGCCAGTGCGTACTATGGCCCGTTTCGCGATGCCGTTGGGTCGGCGGCGAACCTGGGCAAGGGCAGCAAGAACACCTATCAGATGGACCCGGCCAACGGTGACGAGGCGTTGCATGAAGTCGGCGCGGACCTGTCCGAAGGCGCCGATATGGTCATGGTCAAACCGGGGATGCCGTACCTGGATATCCTCTGGCGCGTCAAAGATGCCTTTCGCGTGCCGACGTTCGTCTATCAGGTCAGCGGTGAATACGCGATGCACATGGCAGCCATCCAGAACGGCTGGCTGAGCGAGGCGGTGATACTCGAATCGCTGACCGCCTTCAAGCGCGCCGGCGCCGATGGCATCCTTACCTATTTCGCCAAACAGGCGGCACAACAATTGAAACAGGGGCAGTGA
- the elbB gene encoding isoprenoid biosynthesis glyoxalase ElbB — MNKKVAVILSGCGVYDGSEIYETVITLLRLDQRGAKVQCFAPDIEQRHVINHLNGEQMQESRNVLIESARLARGEIKDLREADVEAFDALIMPGGFGAAKNLSDFALQGAGCTVLPDVLSVAQAFAKAGKPVGMMCIAPTMAAQIFGPGVVCTLGNDDDPAAAASREMGVEHHACEVSEIVEDSRHKLVTTPAYMLAQSISDAASGIYKLVDRVLELTHP, encoded by the coding sequence ATGAACAAGAAGGTCGCCGTGATTCTTTCCGGCTGTGGCGTCTATGACGGCTCGGAAATCTACGAGACAGTGATCACGCTGCTGCGGCTGGACCAGCGTGGCGCCAAGGTCCAATGCTTCGCGCCGGACATCGAGCAACGACATGTGATTAATCATCTGAACGGCGAGCAGATGCAGGAAAGTCGCAATGTGCTCATCGAGTCCGCCCGCCTGGCCCGTGGTGAGATCAAGGACTTGCGCGAAGCCGACGTCGAAGCGTTCGACGCCCTGATCATGCCTGGCGGCTTTGGCGCCGCGAAGAACCTTTCCGACTTCGCCCTGCAAGGCGCGGGCTGCACCGTGCTTCCAGATGTGCTGTCGGTCGCGCAGGCCTTCGCCAAGGCAGGCAAGCCAGTCGGCATGATGTGCATCGCACCGACCATGGCGGCGCAGATATTCGGCCCCGGCGTGGTCTGCACGCTGGGCAACGATGATGACCCGGCAGCCGCCGCTTCGAGAGAGATGGGCGTCGAACACCACGCATGCGAGGTCAGCGAGATCGTCGAGGACTCCAGACATAAACTGGTGACCACCCCGGCCTACATGCTGGCGCAGTCGATCAGCGACGCGGCGTCGGGCATCTACAAGCTGGTCGATCGCGTATTGGAACTCACCCACCCGTAG
- a CDS encoding YaiI/YqxD family protein, with product MRVWVDADACPKAAKEQLIKFALKRKFEVLLVAGQSQIKPAFACVQLIVVPSGPDAADDYLVEHAQPGELVICSDVPLADRLVKKGVAALDPRGREFDERNMGDRLAVRNLFTDLREQGQVGGGQAAYGERDRQAFANALDRLLTQLLRTRAR from the coding sequence CTGCGGGTGTGGGTAGACGCCGATGCCTGCCCCAAGGCGGCGAAGGAGCAGCTGATCAAGTTCGCTCTCAAGCGCAAGTTCGAGGTGCTGCTGGTCGCCGGGCAGAGCCAGATCAAGCCAGCATTCGCCTGCGTGCAGTTGATCGTGGTGCCGAGCGGTCCGGACGCGGCGGACGATTATCTGGTCGAGCACGCACAGCCCGGCGAGTTGGTGATCTGCAGCGATGTGCCGCTGGCCGATCGGCTGGTCAAGAAGGGCGTGGCTGCGCTCGACCCGCGCGGTCGGGAGTTCGACGAGCGCAACATGGGCGATCGCCTGGCTGTGCGCAATCTGTTCACCGACCTGCGCGAACAGGGGCAGGTGGGTGGTGGTCAGGCGGCCTACGGCGAGCGTGATCGCCAGGCCTTCGCCAATGCTCTGGACCGCCTGCTGACTCAACTGCTGCGCACCCGGGCGCGTTAG
- a CDS encoding TIGR02444 family protein: MPMTSDDLWRFALACYAQPGVEHACLELQAAGADVCLLLAAAWLERRNAACDEQRLERLKTISNDWQVQVVAPLRALRQHWRQQAANDEELADLRMRVKQLELDAEKVQLRRLQSAAQHWSAGSGSPAWLEPLCADLRGDTRVAVQTLRHAATAQPATGDA; the protein is encoded by the coding sequence ATGCCCATGACCTCTGACGATCTCTGGCGCTTTGCCCTCGCCTGCTACGCCCAGCCCGGCGTAGAGCACGCCTGCCTCGAGCTGCAAGCCGCAGGCGCGGACGTCTGCCTGCTATTGGCCGCCGCCTGGCTGGAGCGCCGCAACGCGGCCTGTGACGAACAAAGGCTCGAGCGACTGAAAACAATCAGTAACGATTGGCAAGTTCAGGTGGTCGCGCCATTGCGCGCCCTGCGTCAGCATTGGCGACAGCAGGCCGCCAACGATGAAGAGCTGGCCGATTTGCGCATGCGGGTCAAACAGCTGGAACTGGATGCAGAGAAGGTACAACTCCGGCGCTTGCAATCCGCCGCACAGCACTGGTCGGCGGGAAGCGGATCACCCGCCTGGCTGGAGCCGCTGTGTGCCGATCTGCGCGGCGATACGCGCGTGGCGGTGCAGACGCTCCGCCACGCGGCTACGGCTCAGCCGGCGACCGGTGATGCTTGA
- a CDS encoding TerC family protein, translating into MEWLSNPEIWVAFLTLTALEIVLGIDNIIFISILVGRLPKEQQPRARFFGLALAMGTRILLLLSIAWVMRLTDNLFTVFEHGVSGRDLILFFGGLFLLFKSTMEIWHSVEGEEAQDGTAGGAAKAGFIGIILQIAVIDIVFSLDSVITAVGLVSNVPVMIAAIVIAVGVMMLAAGTISDFIERHPTLKILALSFLIVVGTLLIAEAFGAHVPKGYVYFAMAFSLAVEALNIRMRKAMKRKLKEPLKLGKDMPD; encoded by the coding sequence ATGGAATGGCTTAGCAATCCGGAAATCTGGGTCGCGTTTCTGACCCTGACCGCCCTGGAAATCGTCCTCGGTATCGACAACATCATCTTCATTTCCATTCTGGTCGGCCGGCTGCCGAAGGAGCAGCAGCCCAGGGCGCGTTTCTTCGGGCTGGCGCTGGCGATGGGGACGCGGATATTGCTGCTGCTGTCCATCGCCTGGGTAATGCGCCTGACCGACAACCTGTTCACGGTGTTCGAGCACGGCGTGTCCGGTCGTGACCTGATCCTGTTCTTCGGCGGCCTGTTCCTGTTGTTCAAGAGCACCATGGAGATCTGGCATAGCGTCGAAGGCGAAGAGGCGCAGGACGGTACCGCTGGCGGAGCGGCCAAGGCCGGCTTCATCGGTATCATTCTGCAGATCGCGGTGATCGATATCGTCTTCTCGCTGGACTCGGTGATCACTGCGGTGGGGTTGGTGAGCAACGTGCCGGTGATGATCGCGGCCATCGTCATCGCCGTCGGGGTGATGATGCTGGCGGCCGGCACGATCAGCGATTTCATCGAGAGGCATCCGACGCTGAAGATCCTGGCATTGTCGTTTCTGATCGTGGTGGGAACCCTGCTGATCGCTGAAGCCTTCGGGGCGCATGTACCCAAGGGTTATGTGTATTTCGCGATGGCCTTCTCGCTGGCGGTCGAGGCGCTCAATATTCGTATGCGCAAGGCGATGAAGCGCAAGCTGAAAGAGCCGCTCAAGCTGGGCAAGGATATGCCGGACTGA